A part of Gammaproteobacteria bacterium genomic DNA contains:
- the hisH gene encoding imidazole glycerol phosphate synthase subunit HisH, whose protein sequence is MSQQEPINNKQLVIIDTGCANITSVRCAMERFDIEVIVSREPSVIKNASHVILPGVGTAGAAMAKLEQFKLIELIQGLTQPVLGICLGMQLLSNASAERDVNCLGLIDSSVTPLKPTEGLPLPHMGWNTLGDLTGPLFNGLDSDSYVYFVHSFALPIGDFTLASCQYGQKFSAAIGKDNFYGVQFHPERSGKVGAQILKNFLELNS, encoded by the coding sequence ATGAGTCAGCAAGAACCCATTAACAACAAGCAACTAGTGATCATTGATACTGGCTGTGCCAATATCACCTCAGTGCGCTGTGCGATGGAACGTTTTGACATTGAAGTCATTGTTTCGCGCGAGCCTAGCGTGATTAAAAACGCCAGCCACGTCATCTTACCCGGTGTTGGCACGGCAGGTGCTGCAATGGCTAAGCTTGAACAATTTAAGCTGATTGAACTCATTCAAGGCCTAACTCAGCCGGTATTAGGCATTTGTCTTGGCATGCAGCTTTTAAGCAATGCTTCGGCCGAACGTGATGTCAATTGCTTGGGTTTAATCGACTCTAGTGTTACCCCGCTAAAGCCAACTGAAGGCTTGCCGCTGCCGCACATGGGCTGGAACACGTTGGGCGATTTAACCGGGCCATTATTTAACGGCTTAGACAGCGACAGTTATGTCTACTTCGTCCACAGTTTTGCGTTACCCATTGGTGATTTCACCCTAGCAAGCTGCCAATATGGTCAGAAATTTTCCGCCGCAATTGGCAAAGATAATTTCTACGGTGTGCAATTTCACCCAGAGCGTTCGGGCAAAGTTGGTGCACAAATTCTCAAAAACTTTTTGGAGCTTAACTCGTGA
- the hisA gene encoding 1-(5-phosphoribosyl)-5-[(5-phosphoribosylamino)methylideneamino]imidazole-4-carboxamide isomerase, which yields MIIPALDLIDGEVVRLYQGDYAQKTSYAFSPVEQLKLYAEQGATWLHLVDLTGAKEPQKRQLSLISDMMNAVSSTGKSVGLQVGGGIRQEQDLIDLFDAGASRVVIGSLAVKQPELIEQWLAKYGSEKIVLALDLNIDDAGNKHVAVHGWQENSGVTIEELLNRFIPLGLKHVLCTDISKDGTLTGSNVSLYTDLVQDWPQIQWQSSGGIGSLDDIAALNPCNVSGIIVGRALLEGKFDVVEAIACSQNG from the coding sequence GTGATAATCCCTGCACTTGATTTAATTGACGGTGAAGTTGTTCGCCTATATCAGGGTGACTACGCCCAAAAAACTAGCTATGCCTTTTCGCCGGTAGAGCAATTAAAACTCTATGCAGAGCAAGGAGCAACGTGGTTGCACCTAGTCGACCTAACGGGTGCTAAAGAACCACAAAAACGCCAACTAAGCTTAATTAGCGACATGATGAATGCCGTTAGCTCAACCGGAAAAAGTGTTGGCTTGCAGGTTGGTGGTGGCATTCGTCAAGAGCAAGACTTAATTGACCTGTTCGATGCAGGTGCTTCACGCGTGGTTATTGGCTCATTAGCGGTTAAGCAACCAGAACTTATCGAGCAATGGCTGGCTAAATACGGCAGCGAAAAAATTGTGCTGGCTCTCGATCTTAATATCGATGACGCTGGCAACAAACACGTTGCGGTTCACGGCTGGCAAGAAAACTCAGGTGTAACAATTGAAGAGTTACTCAACCGCTTTATCCCACTTGGCTTAAAGCATGTGTTGTGTACCGACATCAGTAAAGACGGCACCCTAACCGGCTCAAATGTCTCTCTTTATACCGACCTAGTGCAAGATTGGCCCCAAATTCAATGGCAATCATCGGGTGGCATTGGCTCGCTAGACGATATCGCTGCACTTAACCCATGTAATGTCAGCGGCATAATTGTTGGCAGGGCGTTATTAGAAGGTAAATTTGACGTGGTGGAGGCTATCGCATGCTCGCAAAACGGATAA
- the hisF gene encoding imidazole glycerol phosphate synthase subunit HisF gives MLAKRIIPCLDVKDGVVVKGVQFRNHEIVGEIVPLAKRYADEGADELVFYDITASSDNRIVDKSWVERISEQINIPFCVAGGIKTIADAAKILEFGADKISINSPALANPKLISELTHEFGQQCIVVGVDSYFDQATGLYQVKQFTGDATKTRTTKWQTIDWIREVVERGAGEIVLNVMNKDGVRDGYDIEQLSLVREACSVPLIASGGAGTMVHFKEVFTDAKVDGALAASVFHKKIIEIADLKQYLSQQGIVIRPC, from the coding sequence ATGCTCGCAAAACGGATAATTCCTTGCTTAGACGTTAAAGATGGCGTGGTAGTTAAAGGCGTGCAATTTCGCAACCACGAAATCGTTGGTGAAATTGTGCCGTTGGCAAAACGTTATGCCGACGAAGGCGCCGACGAGTTAGTTTTTTATGACATTACCGCCTCAAGCGATAATCGCATTGTTGATAAAAGCTGGGTTGAGCGCATTAGCGAACAAATCAATATTCCATTTTGCGTCGCCGGTGGCATCAAAACCATCGCCGATGCCGCTAAAATTCTTGAATTTGGTGCCGACAAAATATCGATAAATTCACCGGCATTAGCCAACCCAAAGCTTATCTCTGAGCTGACCCATGAATTTGGCCAGCAATGCATTGTGGTGGGCGTTGACAGCTATTTCGACCAAGCCACTGGTTTATATCAGGTCAAACAATTTACCGGTGATGCGACAAAAACCCGCACCACGAAATGGCAAACCATTGATTGGATCCGTGAAGTTGTTGAGCGAGGCGCTGGTGAAATAGTGCTAAATGTGATGAACAAAGACGGCGTGCGTGACGGTTACGATATAGAGCAATTAAGCTTGGTCCGTGAGGCATGCTCGGTGCCTTTAATCGCCTCAGGCGGCGCAGGAACCATGGTACACTTTAAAGAAGTCTTTACCGACGCTAAAGTTGATGGCGCATTAGCGGCCAGCGTATTCCACAAAAAAATTATAGAGATTGCTGATTTAAAGCAATACCTCAGCCAACAAGGGATAGTAATCAGACCATGTTAA
- a CDS encoding bifunctional phosphoribosyl-AMP cyclohydrolase/phosphoribosyl-ATP diphosphatase HisIE — translation MLNIEQLDWDKVNQLMPVVVQDATNGKVLMLGYMNREALTKTLAIKKVTFYSRTKQRLWTKGESSGNHLELTDISKDCDNDTLLIMAKPVGPTCHLGTTSCFADSEGFTLDFISQLDGVINQRYLNRDDKSYTSSLFDSGVKRMAQKVGEEGVEVALAAATDDRAELVNESSDLLYHLLVLLRGKDVPLTEVIENLKQRHK, via the coding sequence ATGTTAAATATTGAACAACTAGACTGGGATAAAGTCAACCAACTGATGCCGGTCGTGGTGCAAGACGCCACTAACGGTAAAGTGCTAATGCTCGGTTACATGAACCGTGAAGCATTGACCAAAACCCTAGCGATTAAAAAAGTAACCTTCTATTCACGCACTAAACAACGCTTATGGACCAAGGGTGAAAGCTCTGGCAACCACCTTGAGCTAACCGACATCAGTAAAGATTGTGATAACGATACTTTGCTTATTATGGCTAAGCCAGTTGGCCCTACTTGCCACCTTGGCACCACCAGTTGTTTTGCCGATAGTGAAGGTTTTACCCTTGATTTTATCAGTCAGCTCGATGGCGTCATCAACCAACGTTACCTCAATCGCGATGACAAAAGCTATACCAGCTCATTGTTTGACAGCGGCGTAAAACGCATGGCTCAAAAGGTTGGTGAAGAAGGCGTTGAAGTGGCTTTAGCTGCGGCGACCGATGATCGTGCAGAATTAGTTAACGAATCATCAGATTTACTCTACCACTTATTAGTGCTGTTACGCGGTAAAGATGTGCCGCTAACTGAAGTGATTGAAAATCTTAAGCAACGCCATAAATAA
- a CDS encoding GNAT family N-acetyltransferase, whose protein sequence is MNYQLFETNNEANCAQLTTVSLFNRLDWVKRFEQHICDQNFSPATLVFSQHNKEFFLPLAISQVHGMKTLNSLTNYYSPNFKMTGNQVVSNQDHVAAMLAAKPEIEKFDVIDFFPLYQNDAMVWQQALEATGFSAAVYPYSVNWYHDNIKDLDHYWSLRPSILRNTLKRKQRKLEQLGGYQIKIVAPKSLQSLKKHLAHYHHVYYDSWKIIEPFPAFIDAIVIDAWKKDELRLGLIYHQEVPVAAQIWFVSNGTAYIFKLAYRTSYRKTSVGTVLTAALIEQVIAVDRVSSIDFLTGDDNYKKDWMQSQRNLYRMIGCNKQTVHGNLQRARHHFSTLKTRLHGNKSTC, encoded by the coding sequence GTGAACTATCAACTATTTGAAACAAATAATGAAGCCAATTGTGCCCAGCTAACTACCGTATCACTATTTAATCGTCTTGATTGGGTTAAGCGGTTTGAACAGCACATTTGTGATCAAAATTTTTCCCCCGCCACCTTGGTATTTTCACAGCATAATAAGGAGTTTTTTTTACCGCTAGCGATCAGTCAAGTACATGGCATGAAGACTCTCAACAGTTTAACCAATTACTACAGCCCAAATTTCAAAATGACTGGCAACCAAGTTGTATCTAATCAAGATCATGTTGCTGCGATGTTAGCGGCTAAGCCCGAGATCGAAAAATTTGATGTGATTGATTTTTTTCCATTGTATCAAAATGATGCAATGGTTTGGCAGCAGGCCCTTGAGGCAACCGGCTTTAGTGCTGCTGTTTATCCATATTCGGTTAATTGGTATCACGATAACATTAAAGACTTAGATCATTATTGGTCGCTCAGACCGAGTATTTTACGCAATACCCTCAAGAGAAAGCAGCGCAAGCTTGAACAGTTAGGTGGTTATCAAATAAAAATCGTTGCACCGAAATCATTGCAATCGTTAAAAAAACATTTAGCGCACTATCATCACGTTTATTACGACAGTTGGAAAATAATAGAGCCTTTTCCTGCCTTTATCGATGCCATTGTCATTGATGCTTGGAAAAAAGATGAATTAAGGTTGGGCTTGATTTATCACCAAGAAGTGCCAGTCGCTGCACAAATATGGTTTGTGAGTAATGGTACGGCTTATATCTTTAAATTGGCCTATCGAACCAGTTATAGAAAAACCAGTGTTGGCACAGTGTTAACGGCCGCGTTAATCGAACAGGTGATCGCTGTTGATCGGGTAAGTAGCATCGATTTTTTGACCGGAGATGACAATTATAAAAAAGATTGGATGCAATCGCAGCGTAATTTGTATCGGATGATTGGCTGTAATAAGCAGACTGTGCATGGTAATTTACAGCGAGCAAGACATCATTTTTCGACGTTAAAAACTCGTTTACACGGGAATAAAAGTACTTGTTAG
- a CDS encoding GNAT family N-acetyltransferase, whose protein sequence is MKRVNWKVTPIAQCSDQLWQQWQTLYQQFHSHNPMLDPRFVSTLVKYYPGDIDVVIGHVDSELVAILLLQKTGFGCWKNYMPSQSQIAFLLLAPEVDFNSAGLISALGGQAIKLDLLSLDPQEHHGAINNISQLQHHAKNIKLVLENDFETYWRSRSKRLRKDMAQSFNRLVKSNINLSNKVTTELHEIAAAVDRYGMLESQGWKGRNGTAIHPANTQGQFYGALLELFSHNQQALVFESYIDDNLVASRLCIFNQQTLIILKTTFDEQYSRYSLGNVNRYKLIEYLFIEKVSKYIDFYTNASKEQLYWSTEQRSMYNGSCYRFPVVERGIGLIKKLKKSDGVTRK, encoded by the coding sequence ATGAAGCGAGTTAATTGGAAGGTCACTCCGATAGCACAATGTTCAGATCAATTATGGCAGCAATGGCAAACGTTGTATCAGCAGTTTCATTCACATAATCCGATGTTAGATCCTCGGTTTGTATCGACCTTAGTTAAGTACTACCCTGGGGACATTGACGTTGTTATTGGTCACGTTGATTCTGAGCTGGTGGCAATATTATTATTGCAAAAAACAGGGTTCGGTTGTTGGAAAAACTATATGCCGAGCCAAAGTCAAATTGCTTTTTTGTTATTGGCCCCAGAGGTCGACTTTAACAGCGCCGGACTAATTAGTGCGTTGGGTGGTCAAGCGATTAAGCTCGATTTATTAAGTTTAGATCCACAAGAACATCATGGCGCAATTAATAATATTAGTCAGTTACAACATCATGCTAAAAATATAAAGTTAGTACTAGAAAACGATTTTGAAACCTATTGGCGTAGCCGTTCCAAACGGCTGCGTAAAGATATGGCTCAAAGCTTTAATCGACTAGTAAAAAGCAATATCAATTTAAGCAATAAAGTAACCACTGAGCTGCACGAAATTGCGGCTGCAGTCGACCGTTATGGCATGTTAGAAAGCCAAGGGTGGAAAGGGCGCAATGGTACCGCAATACATCCGGCCAATACTCAGGGCCAATTTTATGGGGCATTGCTTGAGCTTTTTTCGCATAACCAGCAAGCGTTAGTGTTCGAGAGTTATATCGACGATAACTTAGTGGCTTCTCGGCTGTGCATCTTTAATCAACAGACTTTGATTATCCTTAAAACAACTTTTGACGAGCAATACAGCCGCTATTCATTAGGCAATGTTAATCGTTATAAATTAATTGAATATTTGTTTATTGAAAAAGTTAGCAAGTACATTGATTTTTATACCAATGCTAGTAAGGAACAGCTGTATTGGTCAACTGAGCAGCGCTCAATGTATAACGGTTCGTGTTACCGCTTTCCGGTGGTTGAACGAGGCATTGGTTTAATAAAAAAATTGAAAAAAAGTGACGGCGTCACAAGGAAATAA
- a CDS encoding DegT/DnrJ/EryC1/StrS family aminotransferase → MEFSSPLADAKDFVAAKILALPTQQPTELLLTNNDTRLLPDNIISLGLLDHARTGLYVIAKAIASATVWLPSYHCPALVEPLLAANKTLKYYPVTKLLTPDFDFLSQNIEVNDAVVGIRYFGFDCEIKRLAQFCHQHNLLLIEDLAHAAFFEQLYGDVAVTSLIKFYPVTQGAEILLRSDNLTIGQYKQILTCLPDYRVSKVKQWWRRLYNKFSDKKVSSFRYFNQDKMSKNIADVTKSKICQTDKAKIVSARRSNYQYLATHLANSSWGELLMPELGDHVTPYVVPFLLHSEAGFSHIRQQAIQIYRWEELMPSACRISRSYRSRLVQLPCHQDLSPADLDCIVACLKGNFDEAS, encoded by the coding sequence ATGGAATTTTCATCGCCGCTGGCCGACGCTAAGGATTTTGTCGCGGCCAAAATCTTAGCTTTACCAACCCAGCAGCCAACAGAGCTTTTATTGACCAATAACGACACTCGTCTTTTACCAGATAACATTATTAGTTTAGGCCTATTAGACCATGCCCGTACTGGGCTGTATGTCATTGCGAAAGCGATAGCGTCGGCAACTGTTTGGCTGCCCAGTTATCATTGCCCAGCACTAGTTGAACCCTTACTAGCTGCCAATAAAACGCTTAAATATTATCCGGTAACAAAGCTGTTAACGCCTGATTTTGATTTTTTAAGCCAAAATATCGAAGTAAATGATGCGGTCGTAGGCATTCGATATTTTGGCTTTGATTGTGAAATTAAGCGATTGGCACAATTTTGTCACCAGCATAATTTACTGTTAATTGAAGACTTAGCGCATGCTGCGTTTTTTGAACAACTATATGGTGATGTTGCAGTAACGAGTTTAATTAAATTTTATCCGGTCACGCAGGGCGCCGAAATACTGCTTCGATCCGATAATTTAACTATTGGTCAATACAAACAAATATTAACATGTTTGCCAGACTATCGAGTTAGTAAGGTAAAGCAGTGGTGGCGCAGACTATACAATAAATTTAGTGATAAAAAGGTCAGCAGTTTTCGTTATTTTAATCAGGACAAAATGAGTAAAAATATCGCGGACGTTACTAAATCGAAAATCTGTCAAACGGATAAGGCTAAAATCGTCAGCGCTCGGCGCAGTAATTACCAATATTTGGCGACTCATTTAGCGAATAGTAGTTGGGGTGAGCTGTTAATGCCTGAGCTTGGTGATCACGTTACGCCTTATGTTGTGCCTTTTTTATTACATAGTGAGGCAGGTTTTAGTCATATTAGGCAGCAAGCTATTCAAATATATCGGTGGGAAGAGCTTATGCCAAGCGCGTGCCGCATTAGCCGCAGTTATCGTTCTCGGTTGGTTCAATTGCCTTGCCATCAGGATTTATCACCCGCAGATCTTGATTGCATTGTTGCATGCTTAAAGGGGAATTTTGATGAAGCGAGTTAA
- the tadA gene encoding tRNA adenosine(34) deaminase TadA, which translates to MSNLVEMSAAQKDRHWMEYALTLADKAEQLGEVPVGAVLVLNDQVIGQGWNLVINQNDPCAHAEIMALRDGGKTINNYRILDATLYVTLEPCAMCAGAIVHSRVKRVVYGASDLKTGAGGSVFDIMVHPQLNHQVELESGLMAEICANKISDFFSRRRKEKKALKQQALNHPMIKPNHDD; encoded by the coding sequence ATGAGTAATTTAGTCGAGATGTCGGCCGCACAAAAAGATCGGCATTGGATGGAGTATGCTTTAACCTTGGCCGATAAAGCCGAGCAGTTGGGCGAAGTACCAGTGGGTGCAGTCTTAGTCTTAAATGATCAAGTGATCGGTCAAGGTTGGAATTTGGTAATCAACCAAAACGATCCCTGTGCTCATGCTGAAATTATGGCGTTACGCGATGGCGGAAAAACAATTAATAATTACCGAATTCTTGATGCGACGCTCTATGTCACGCTGGAGCCTTGTGCAATGTGTGCGGGTGCTATTGTTCATAGTCGGGTTAAACGGGTTGTCTACGGTGCTAGCGATCTAAAAACTGGGGCTGGTGGCTCAGTGTTCGATATCATGGTTCATCCTCAATTGAACCACCAAGTTGAACTAGAATCTGGATTAATGGCTGAAATATGCGCCAATAAAATTAGTGATTTTTTTAGCCGCCGTCGCAAAGAAAAAAAAGCACTTAAACAACAAGCACTCAATCATCCAATGATTAAGCCTAACCACGATGACTGA
- the guaA gene encoding glutamine-hydrolyzing GMP synthase: MSNIHDHRILILDFGSQYTQLIARRIRELGVYCELWGWDVSEEKIREFNPNGIILSGGPESVTLKDSPAAPAYVFEAGVPVLGVCYGMQTMSAQLGGSVETSNEREFGYAKVELVGESALFKNIEDELIDGNSFLDVWMSHGDKVATIPASFQTIAKTDSCPYAAMADEERRFYGVQFHPEVTHTKQGGRLLERFVVDICGCEKNWTAGSIIDDAIARIKEQVGDDEVILGLSGGVDSSVTAMLLQRAIGDKLTCVFVDNGLLRLNEAEQVMDMFGDHFGLKIIHIEGEQRFLDALKGEDEPEAKRKIIGHVFVDIFDEESKKLENAKWLAQGTIYPDVIESAAAGTGKAHVIKSHHNVGGLPDDMEMGLVEPLRELFKDEVRRIGLELGLPYDMLYRHPFPGPGLGVRVLGEVKKEYCDLLRRADAIFIEELHKADMYHKVSQAFTVFLPVKSVGVMGDGRKYDWVVSLRCVETVDFMTAIWSHLPYELLGHVSNRIINEIDGISRVVYDISGKPPATIEWE, translated from the coding sequence ATGAGCAACATACATGACCATCGTATATTAATCCTTGATTTTGGATCGCAGTATACTCAACTTATCGCTCGCCGCATTCGTGAACTTGGCGTTTATTGTGAACTTTGGGGCTGGGATGTTTCGGAAGAAAAAATCCGTGAATTTAATCCAAACGGTATCATTTTATCAGGTGGCCCAGAATCAGTAACACTAAAAGATTCACCTGCTGCACCTGCTTATGTTTTTGAAGCTGGTGTACCGGTATTAGGCGTATGTTATGGCATGCAAACCATGTCAGCACAGCTTGGCGGCAGCGTTGAAACATCAAATGAACGTGAGTTTGGTTATGCTAAAGTGGAATTGGTTGGTGAGTCAGCATTATTTAAAAATATTGAAGACGAACTTATCGACGGTAACTCTTTCTTAGATGTTTGGATGAGCCACGGTGATAAAGTCGCGACTATTCCAGCAAGCTTTCAAACAATTGCTAAAACAGATAGCTGTCCTTATGCGGCAATGGCTGATGAAGAACGTCGTTTCTACGGGGTTCAATTCCACCCTGAAGTTACACATACCAAGCAAGGCGGTCGTTTATTAGAGCGTTTTGTGGTTGATATTTGTGGCTGTGAAAAGAACTGGACTGCGGGTTCTATCATTGACGATGCTATCGCTCGCATTAAAGAGCAAGTCGGCGATGATGAAGTTATTCTTGGTTTGTCTGGCGGCGTTGATTCGTCTGTTACCGCTATGCTGCTTCAGCGCGCGATTGGCGACAAGCTAACGTGTGTTTTTGTTGATAACGGTTTATTACGTTTAAATGAAGCTGAGCAAGTAATGGACATGTTTGGCGATCATTTCGGCTTAAAGATTATTCATATCGAAGGCGAGCAACGTTTCCTTGATGCCTTAAAAGGTGAAGACGAACCAGAAGCTAAGCGTAAAATCATTGGTCATGTCTTTGTTGATATCTTTGATGAAGAATCTAAAAAGCTTGAAAACGCTAAATGGTTAGCACAGGGCACTATTTACCCTGATGTTATCGAATCTGCTGCTGCTGGCACGGGTAAAGCGCATGTAATTAAATCACACCATAACGTTGGTGGTTTGCCAGACGACATGGAAATGGGCTTAGTTGAGCCATTACGTGAGTTATTTAAAGATGAAGTTCGCCGCATTGGTTTAGAGCTTGGTTTACCATACGACATGTTATACCGTCACCCGTTCCCAGGGCCTGGTTTAGGTGTGCGTGTACTTGGTGAAGTGAAAAAAGAATACTGTGATTTATTACGCCGCGCTGACGCAATCTTCATTGAAGAACTGCATAAAGCAGACATGTACCACAAAGTAAGTCAGGCATTCACCGTATTCCTACCGGTTAAGTCGGTTGGCGTAATGGGTGACGGTCGTAAGTACGACTGGGTAGTGTCACTACGTTGTGTTGAAACTGTTGATTTCATGACGGCCATTTGGTCGCATCTTCCTTACGAATTGTTAGGACATGTTTCTAACCGAATTATCAATGAAATTGATGGTATCTCTCGGGTAGTTTATGACATCAGTGGTAAGCCGCCAGCAACGATTGAGTGGGAATAA
- the guaB gene encoding IMP dehydrogenase encodes MLRIAQEALTFDDVLLVPGHSTVLPHTADLRTKLTQTISLNIPMLSASMDTVTEARLAIALAQEGGIGFVHKNMTIKAQAHQVSLVKKFESGVVTSPVTVSPNVTIREINEMRKKLGFSGFPVVDENNLLVGIITSRDIRFATNLDKPASVLMTPKDKLVTVKAGEKSDQVLHLMHEHRIEKILVVDDAFKLQGMITVKDFQKAEDKPNACKDDEGRLRVGAAVGCGEGTDERIAALVAAGVDVLLIDTSHGHSQGVLDRIKKTRSEYPDLQIIGGNVATGAGALAIADAGANAVKVGIGPGSICTTRIVTGVGVPQITAVSDAVDALVGRGIPVIADGGIRFSGDIAKALVAGASCVMMGSMFAGTEEAPGEVELYQGRYYKSYRGMGSIGAMDQRDGSSDRYFQTSNEASKLVPEGIEGRVAYKGPMTAIIHQQLGGIRSAMGLTGCATIVELGTKAEFVKITSAGMGESHVHDVTITKEAPNYRMG; translated from the coding sequence ATGCTAAGAATCGCACAAGAAGCACTAACGTTTGACGACGTTCTACTCGTTCCAGGACATTCTACTGTCCTTCCCCACACCGCAGATTTACGAACTAAATTAACCCAAACAATCAGTTTGAATATCCCGATGCTATCAGCGTCAATGGATACTGTTACTGAAGCTCGGTTAGCCATTGCTTTGGCTCAAGAGGGTGGTATTGGCTTTGTTCATAAAAACATGACGATCAAAGCGCAAGCGCATCAAGTATCGTTAGTTAAAAAGTTTGAATCTGGTGTTGTTACTTCACCCGTGACCGTTAGCCCTAACGTAACGATCCGCGAAATCAATGAAATGCGTAAAAAACTAGGTTTCTCTGGATTCCCAGTCGTTGATGAAAATAACCTATTGGTTGGTATTATCACTTCGCGCGATATTCGTTTTGCGACTAACCTCGATAAGCCAGCGTCAGTACTAATGACGCCAAAAGACAAGCTTGTTACGGTAAAAGCGGGTGAAAAATCAGACCAAGTATTGCACTTAATGCACGAGCACCGAATTGAGAAAATTCTGGTTGTTGACGATGCTTTTAAGTTACAAGGTATGATCACAGTAAAAGATTTCCAAAAAGCTGAAGACAAACCAAACGCTTGTAAAGATGACGAAGGTCGTTTACGTGTTGGTGCTGCAGTAGGTTGTGGCGAAGGTACCGATGAACGGATTGCAGCACTTGTTGCCGCTGGCGTTGATGTGTTACTGATTGATACTTCTCATGGTCATTCGCAAGGCGTGTTAGACCGGATCAAGAAAACTCGCAGTGAATACCCAGATTTACAGATTATTGGTGGCAACGTTGCTACTGGCGCTGGTGCATTAGCAATTGCTGATGCTGGTGCCAATGCGGTTAAAGTCGGCATCGGCCCGGGTTCTATCTGTACCACGCGTATTGTTACTGGTGTTGGTGTGCCACAAATTACTGCAGTCTCAGACGCGGTTGACGCGCTAGTGGGTCGTGGCATTCCGGTTATTGCCGATGGCGGTATCCGCTTTTCTGGTGACATCGCTAAAGCGTTAGTTGCTGGCGCTAGTTGTGTGATGATGGGTTCTATGTTCGCGGGCACTGAAGAAGCACCTGGTGAAGTTGAACTGTATCAAGGTCGTTACTACAAATCTTACCGTGGTATGGGTTCTATTGGCGCAATGGATCAACGTGACGGTTCATCTGATCGTTACTTCCAAACCAGTAACGAAGCATCAAAGCTTGTTCCTGAAGGCATTGAAGGCCGAGTAGCTTACAAAGGCCCAATGACCGCGATTATTCATCAGCAGCTTGGCGGTATCCGCAGCGCGATGGGTTTAACCGGTTGTGCCACGATTGTCGAGCTAGGCACTAAGGCCGAATTCGTTAAGATTACTTCAGCAGGTATGGGTGAGTCACACGTTCATGACGTGACCATTACTAAAGAAGCACCAAACTACCGCATGGGCTAA
- a CDS encoding hypoxanthine phosphoribosyltransferase, with the protein MTKKYIDAQQLLDDSYNLGLKVLDSGCRPDYIIGVWRGGTPVGIAVQELLDFFGIKTDHISIRTSSYTGIEQRVSNVRVHGLDYIIKNVNAEDTLLIVDDVYDSGLSVAQIIEDLTKKCRRNTPIIKIATPYYKPQNNKTDRVPDFYLYETDEWLVFPHELTGLTKEELLNDKPGLEVLKERIRQMD; encoded by the coding sequence ATGACAAAAAAATACATTGATGCGCAACAATTACTCGACGATTCTTATAACTTGGGTTTAAAAGTCCTCGACAGCGGTTGTCGCCCAGATTACATCATCGGCGTGTGGCGCGGGGGCACCCCTGTAGGCATTGCAGTGCAAGAGCTGTTGGACTTTTTTGGGATTAAAACCGATCACATTTCAATCCGTACTTCATCGTACACAGGAATTGAACAACGTGTATCTAATGTTCGTGTTCATGGTCTTGATTACATTATTAAAAATGTTAATGCTGAAGACACCTTATTGATCGTTGACGATGTTTATGATTCGGGCTTAAGCGTGGCGCAAATTATTGAAGATTTAACCAAGAAATGTCGCCGTAATACGCCTATTATTAAGATCGCGACTCCGTATTATAAACCTCAAAATAACAAAACTGACCGAGTACCTGATTTTTATCTATATGAAACAGACGAATGGCTAGTTTTTCCGCATGAGTTAACCGGATTAACCAAAGAAGAACTGCTTAATGACAAGCCAGGTCTTGAAGTGTTAAAAGAACGTATTCGCCAAATGGACTAA